Part of the Cydia pomonella isolate Wapato2018A chromosome 20, ilCydPomo1, whole genome shotgun sequence genome is shown below.
CGACGCAAATAGGTCTATTGACGGACGGCCGAATTTCGCAAAAATCCGATTCATTATTTTGGGGCACAGGTGCCACTCGGGAGGCCTCGTAAGGCGAGACAAGTGATCGGCTTCGCCGTTGTACCGGCCTGGTAAATAATGGATTCCCATGTGAATCTTGAACAGGTCTAGGATTCTGAATATCTCTAGGTGACTTTGTGCCCCCTTCGTTTCTTAAATAAGCAACTACCGTTTTGTTGTCTGATTGAATTAAAAGAGAGGCACCGGCTAGGTGCCGACCGTGACCTTTTAGAACGTAGTAGATTGCCAACATTTCGCGCTGATTCGAGTGAAGTTTTGCTTCCTCTGGAGTCCAGAGACCCCACAGCTTGAGATTGTCTAACTGGGCTCCCCACGCTTGCCCCGATGCGTCCGTTACTAGATAACTGGTTGTAGGGGGGTAATGAATTGGGGAAGTTTTCATTAGATTTGCGCACCACCATTTTAACTCGCTTAAGGCATGTGATGGAATTGGGTATAGATGGCGTGGATTTTTGAGCAATAGACTTTGGCAATGATTTAATAGCGCTCTGTGATTCAAACGACCCCTGGGTACCATAAAGCTGGCAAAATTGACCATTCCTACTAGACTCTGAATTTCGACTAGATTGCCTGTTTTTCGATTTAGCAAGCTTTGTGTTTTTTGTAGAAAGCTTTGCATTTTTTGAAACGGTAGAGACTTTTCGTTTCTGTGCGTATCCCAAATCACGCCCAAGTACTGGAGGCTCTTTTGGGGGGTCAGTATCGATTTGGCATAGTTGACTTGCCAGCCTAGGTATTCTAATAGGCGGGTTGCTTCTAAAGCTTGGTTGGCTAAAATTCGGGGGTCCTGATTGGCCATTAGAAAATCGTCCAAGTAAACAACTATTCGAAAACCCTTTTCCCTGAGTAACTGAGCCACCCAATTTGTGAGGGATGCAAAGACTTTTGGGGCACAGGCTATGCCGAAAGGTAAACAGGTCATTTGCATTAATTGATTGTCGTAAACTAACCGTAGGAAACATCGATGTGCTTTGGCAATCGGAAGATGGAAATATGCATTTGATAAATCTATTTTTACAAGCCAGTCGCGCGGTTGCAAGAAAGTTGGTATTTTGTGCATGTTCATTAAGCGAAAAGGTTTCACTATAACGTACTCGTTTAGATTTCTTAAATTGAATATCGGGCGGGCTGACCCGTCGCTCTTCGGTATTATGAACATTGGGGATACGAAGCTGGGGCTGGGATCTACAGGTTCCAACACGCTCATTTGTAACATTTGATTTATAATGAGATCCATTTCGCAACTTTTGGGAGTCATCAAGGGATGAGTGACTACATTTGGCACCATTAAAGTGGGTTTGGCTATAAAAGGGATCCgaaaattttgaattatttggATTAAGGTATTTGGAGCCTGTAAATCCTTCCAATGTTTTACAAAATCCATTAAACGTCCAGCCCGAAAATTGCTCGAGTCACAACTTCCGTCTACCTTGCCCTCGCGATGAGGATGGGCCTGAGAACCTACCTCCGCGGTAGCTATTGGTAAAGGTGTCGTTACTTTGAAAACCTTTATTAGCCCTTTGTCGAGACGGCTTTGTCTGTTGgttatatttttggttaaaGCGAGGGTAGTCGCGAGGTTGTGATTGATAGTTCACAAATGGATTGGGCAATGGCATCCGATTTGTGTAATCAGGGTATGCGTAATTAGTATTAAACAAAGGAGGTGCTTTGTTTGGATAGGTATTAGCATAACTAGGCATGGCCTGAGCTTGCTGTTGTGGCTGAGCTTGCGCAGCAGCCTTATGACTGGAAGGCGCCCTGGGCGGCCAAAATATTTTAGAGGACCCACCGGCTTTTTCAATAGCGTTGGCCAACTGttctttatgaaataaattctcGCAAGTGGGTGGAATTTTCTTCAAGCTAGATTTCAGAAAATTGTCCTTGACTGATCGTAACATATTATCGCGCCTTTGTTGTATTAATTCGGCCCTATGGCCACAAGCTATTTGCAAAACATCGTTACTAATTTTCTGAAAGCTACCTTGCACAAAAATGTCGTTTAATTTCTCCTCCAGTAATTTGGGAGTAATCTGGGCCCCTGAATTCGACCAATCAACTAAATCTTTAAAACCGCTCTGAGCCGCTTCATTTTGTTTAATAAGGGCTTGCGTAATAGTAGCAAACCCACGTTCAATAAGTGCTTGCGAGTTAGACTTATCAAATGGCTTGAGCTCATCATTCGTTTCTAGATAAGTGAAACCTGGCGAAGAACAGTATTGTTTTTGTACATCTGCATAGCGCACACTATCCCAGTCCTGCGAATTAAATCGCTGAATGTTGTTAATTAAGTTAACTAAGTCTGGCCTCGACTTAGGAATAGTCGGTTCTTTCAAAACAGTATTAAGCGGCAATTGAAATGAGCACCCGGGTGCAGGCTGCTCGGTGCGAGCCGGGGGCGGGGGCGCGGGCGCCGTGCCCGCAGTACCATTATCAAAAAGGTCTCCGCTAACATTTGCACTAACGCCGTCAGAATCATAAAATTCCTCTACAACAGGTGTGGAGTGAAACACAGGTTGGAGGGTAGGCTGAAAGGTAGTGCTATTCGTGATGAAATTTGATATTCCACTTACTTGCTTACTTAAATACCTTATTGTAGACTCCATGCGACGGCGTTTATTCTTGCGCCGCTTTGTGCGTTTCGCAGTCTTCCTCTTGCCTCCAACTTGCGAAGGTCCGGGCTCCCGTGCCTCCGCGGGTGGCTTCGGGGTATTTTCCATAGGGGCAGTATCCGTGGAAGAACTACTAGTAGAATCTGATGAATCAGATGACTCACCTGTATCGtggtccattttggaaataatttaattaaataccgAACGGTAACACcgttttgaatattttaaataccactcaataatttaagtttttataaaacgaCCGATTGCTACGGCAAACAAGACGCCAATGACGAGGGCTCCGAGCGCTACCTGCCTCGTTGCCCCACCTGGTGCACAGGACCTGACGTCACAAGGTAGGGATGGAGTGGGGCGTATTCGTGGTTTGACCGATCTGTTACAAGAAATCAAGTTCGCAACTctcaaattattcatttatgttaggcttcaaataacggttCAAAgcttaacaacaaatactaaaaacacagggcgagcatacgcgcgaggcagcTTCCTCGCGAAAAAAAGGACAGTAAGCGGCGTACTctggcgaggaaaacgcgcgcgccgcctcggccgaggcacgtctacactggccgttttgtctctgtgtggacccgcccaTTTGGGTaaggtagtactattatttattctgtgttgTTGTGGATAGTTATGAATGTCGTCTTGAAAATAGGCCATTGGGTCTTACGAAAATTCTTAGTAGGTAAAGTAAAACCAGTAAATATATGGAAAAAAATCGTATATtcagtataatatttatataaaataaaacgcaTTATAGTAGGTAATTACTTAAGTATATGGTATATGATAGCTTAGTAGGTAGCATTTTAGTAGTACCCAATGAATAAGTTTGTGATTGGCATTTGAATACGATTGAGCGGTTTGAAATATCGACTTTATTCTGTTTGAATTAAGGTAGAAAAACAAATGGATAAAAAGTATTTAGGCGGGCCCACATTGggcgttttgtgcgcgaggaaattgcctgctctgtgtggacccgccttttgtcaaaaaaaaaagtttttcttttgttatgttaGTACTAAAATGTCTAACTACTTTTTAGTAAGTATAGCTATACTTGCGAATGCCGTATAGCCCATTAAGAAATGCCCCTCGTTTATGTAGTGTCGGCTACACGAGATGATTTTTAATCGGTTTTTGAcccatatgtacagtcacgtctgaaaatatctataagaaaaatgtgccaaaaacgGGCAACAAactcgtgtatacatatttttggcaccttTTTCGTATCGaaattttcagacgtgaccgtacttaaTACCGAAAtcgttgtttgaaaattgaacgaaacaatGCAAAGGCGACATTGttacaatatcatttaaatTTCCTTGAACTGAAGAAGTAccataggtaggaccttgggccttaggaggatatCTATCATTCTTATCCTATTTGAATCTTAAGTAAAATCAAATTGGGAATTATAATCACAACTTAAATGGTAATGTCATATACTTTCCGACAACCAATAAATGTGTTTATTGCCTTATGttacaaataattactaaataaatactgaAGAGCTACCAACAAGGTACACTCGAGATTCCAGCCGAGGTAACtacctaaatattaaatatagcaGCCTATAATATTGTCATAGCGAAGCGTAGCTCGtacattgtataaaaacttattcTATAGCCTTGAAGCGTAATTTTGGCATATCTAATACTGGATTGTCATAATTGTTTTAAGAAAATGATAGTGATCTAAATTTCAGATCTAACACATTTAGAGTCTGTCTAAACTAACTCTGCGCCAATTTTTCAGAGACAAAGTGTGGAAGTGACATGTTTAAGAAGTTGATGTTTAGGGTCGCACTTTTAAGTGCCCGTCCAGATGGGATGATCAATcgaccgatttgatcagaaaataaatattattcaatcTACAATTtcatcaccaattttagatttattggTATATTTCGGcgctctaaattaaaaataatgcccCAAACGCGCTTACTAAGTGTCAGAAATTGGTTTTCTTGCGCACCTCCATATATTTTATCGGTCATAATCTGACAATCGAATAAAGTGGAATCGGCGAGCCAAATTGGCGTTTGCGGCCACACACCACCTGATTTGATCAGGCAATTTAATCAGATGGGGCGAAAATCGTCTCagtctggactggcctttatAATCTGTCACTGTAGTCTGGACTGACTTAGCTGCGTCCAAGATTGccatatggaaaaataaaatatcatgaCATCACTAAAATCCGGCATGACATTTCCTCGACGGCTTATTCCAAAACCTACCCACGCAAGCTAAGGGGCTAGTGGGCCACTAAGGCCCACTAGCCCCTTAGCTCGCCACCATATGATGTAGCTACAGCATAACCCTCACTTACTTCTGCCCAACTCCAAACTTTTAGCTAAAACCCTGACACTCGCCAAGTTCCTCCGCAATCCTGACAAAGGGCCAAAAATCCTGACATGTCAGGGGAACTTctgacgtatggcaaccctagcttggtccgactccaATAATTAAAGCGTCTACAGATTACCGCACCGGACCGCGACCTTGACGCGGTGCGGCGCACAAATCGACAGTGTGGAAAATGGTCGCCGTACGCGCGTTTAGGACGCAGCTATAAGTTAGAGTGAGAAAGAGATAGTTTGACCGCACCAAGGTCAATGTTAGTCACTGTCCGTTGGGGTAGTCTATTTACGGCTATTAGCCACAATGGAGCACAAATATTATGGATTCACAGTCAAATTAATTCTGTCATAtctttgatatttttcagtcaCAGCTCAGTAAAATTTTGATTTCCTGgtgcaatattattttataatacttgAAAGGCTGGCAATAATATGAGCGTTAACATGCTTAATAATGCGACATTCTTTCCTTGAGCACCAGCTTTGATGATAGTACCCAAaataacatactcgtatttttcaattaaaaaattatacattactttttataattactACACCGGCTTCATaatacgcaaaaaaaaattaattacatgAATTcggaagttatttattaaaaaaaaccgtattGATGTGTAGTGGCGTGGCGCCATCCTATGGACATTGGTAATGGGCTTAAGAGTTTAATGCGAAAAAATCACAGGAATATATGAAACGGACGTTATAGGTGTCACTTTAAGCCCACCATGCCCTTTGCATTTAGTCTGTACGGAatgaagagtcgtggaatataaggTAGCCCATACATTCtacaactcttctctttccgcgcAGACTAAGCAATACAGGGAATCTTGAAACTTTTCATATATGTTATTTTGGGCACAAGCATCCACAAATACACTCAGTAAACCTCAAACCTAATGGgctgatttttgttttttttttccatttcttTTTTCGGCATATATTGATAAAATTTGATCAGTTCCCCATTCTGGACGGAACAAACACAAAATCCCAATTTGGGACAAaaaatatggtttttttttagtatggtacattttaaacacCAAACCACAACTAAACTTACGTTTAATGAAATATTCCGTCGAGTTATGAAAATTCATTACGTTTTCGTCACTCAGAGGAAGACATTATAGAATTGCGAAATTGCGCTATATTTTACAGAATATGGAACTCTCACCAAATTATATCGAAATCCGAcgaaaaaatagacaaaaaaacaAAGATCCGCCTAAATATAGCACCAATTGCATAATATGGACAATACAAAGCTATATAATCTTACATATAAGCGGTGGGATATATTGTGGGTATGGAAAGGCATCAGTGGAATAGCGCTCGCGGTCTCTTCTTGGCGAGGATGTGCCATGAATGAGTCACGCCTTTGCGTCGTTTTGGTGATAACCTGAAAAATGAGAGAATTTAtggtttaaactttaaaaactttattacacCAACCACATAAACTTGAAATAATAAGTTTTGATGTAGTCCcattaaaatgaataataatGAGAAATTGTAGTGTTTAGAATGTGGTGTGCTTGGTGTATGCATGTGTGGATTGATGatttagccttttgaattccatATGACATAACCAAAGATATTATTCAAATCCCAAGATCAAAGGTATAGCCAGCCAATAACAACATAGTTGATACTGCAAAAATTACGCCATAACACAAGGGATTGTTGTCAGGGAGCAGTATCACTGACACCGCTGTGCTGGCACCATTCTTGTTGCCTGTAATGCCATtcttaataaagtaattatatcTAAGAGACCGAACTTTGCTCGGAAAACGTATAAAAACTCTAAAATGCGCGTTTTTCCAGAGATTATAGAATTTTGTCCTTGAAAACCAAgcagcaaatttcatcgaaattgttagagccgtttctgagatcccgaaatatataaatatacaagaattgctcgtttaaaggtataagatatatgtatatgacTTCTAGTTCAGTTTGGGCTAAATAAATGCCAAATTACTACATACCCATGATCTGGTGTATCAGGCATGTACGGAGACATCCTGAAGTCTCGGCTGTGAGGTGTCTCTATTCCAAACGGACTGTACAACTTAGCGGGACTCCTACCTAGTACCTGAAATGTAACAACATCCAGACTTAAAGAAACATTGCAATTTAGAGATGCCCCGAATAGTGGTTTTGGCCTAATGCCAAATATTCGGCCTCTCTCCCGGCCGAAGCGCCAAATATTCGGCATAAGATGCGAACATTTTGAGTCATATTTATAATGAAAACTGTTTGCCAATAAAGTACAATGTTTACtaacatttcatttttgttgCTCAGAATCAGTGAATGTGGTCAATAAAATCAGACTCATGATAAAATATGAATACCAAATCAATTGTTGCAAAATATTTGTGGCATCTCTATTGCAAATACTTGCATTTCTTACAAAGTTAATACAAAGGTAAGAAGCAAATGTGATTATAACACAATCACTAGGGCGTCCTCCCGGGAAATACCGGTTCTCGAtttcccgggaaatcccggGATTTATTTGGAATCCAAAGAACCGGTACTGAGCACCGAGtcccggttctcccggttcccgccataacatcaaataaacatttatattatcagTAAAATTAACGCACCGGCAAGTTCGGCAGCGTCGCATTTGTCGTGAAGCGTGCGATGCGACGTTGCGACACTTGCAACATCGCTTATTGTCTTAACCACCCCGCCCCACCCCGCATACCTGAGCTTACTTCCGtaatattgattactttttactcaaagtttaataaatgttatatacacaagacttaaactacagtgtttatgtataaaactataaatcacaTTCTTGTGTCTAATTGTTATTGATCTCCAGTTCCATCCGTTCTTAAGCCAATGATTAGATTAGGTTAGGTATTTGATAAGttctttatgttaaattatttatttgtgaggtgattatatttttgttacaaaaaaaagaactgtatttgttttaagtgtgttgattattatattactgcaatgttacaattatcttaaggtaatcacatttgaaatagaaaaaatattgaactattataattagactgatttatattatttaagttcacatttaaaattaaaataatgattagcgTTACGTCAAGTAAATTCGACGACATCTTCCATAAATAGTCAGGTTGaggatattaaaatttgtataactttgcacaatttgttttttttaattacaatattatgataattatgatattgtgaACATGAtaagaatgtttaaaatattatggtgTTTGTAAGTAGTACTTACTACACATGATTCATAACATTACGATTATGATCAATGACACTATTAACTAATTAATCAATTAAGACTGATTAAAGTAACTATTAAGACTGATTTAAGTGTATTAttcctaaaactgttttttattctataaaaaattcttaattattcctacgattccttttcattattattaaagttagttgcaagattcacagttaaatgatgtcaaacaaaatatataaaaataattcagctcagcataaagaaccgggagaaccgggaaTCCCGGTACCGGCTCCGACCCGGTACCgggaaatgaaaaactaggaacCGGTCCCGGGACTGCACGCCCTCCTAACAATCACATACACCCTAGAAATGCCAGTAGAAGTAAACATAGCGAGTTGTGCCATTCAAGAACATTCTCTGTTTCGCACTGTGAACATTGCTCGTTAAGAGGCCCACTGATTATCAGTTTGCCGGATGATATAGGCCTGCCAGTTATTTgtgattgtcagcttttgcaaataactgacaggccgatgtCATCCGGCAAACTGGCCCCTTTAAAAAATGTGTCTAAACTAAACGGACGAGAATTTTGAAACTGGCACAGCTTACAGCAGGAACAGTAGAGGCATTTTTACCCATGGCACACTTTACTCGCCATATAGGCAAAATCATGCACCTGCTTTTGAGTATGTCCAGCCCTTACAACACAAAGGTGTCAGAAATTATGCCAAATTTTGAAATCcttgaaataaattcaaaatcaggtgggaaatatattccctctgccttataaaggctTAACCTATGGGCTCATTTGTCTTACAAAACACTATAAGAGTATTATTATGGACAGTTACCTGTTTTTTCTTGGTAACAGGAGTGGATGGAGTTCTGCAAGGAGAACCAGTCTCCGCAAGGCGATGCCGGCGCCTTCCGCCCAGCCTGAAATGCTGTAGAACACCACATTTGAacagttttgacatttttttgttAGGGTGGTTATAAAAACAGTCTATTGTAgtatctaattttaatattagaGCAAATAAATGTACCACGTGTAGATTAAGATATTAtagtaatatattttgttagatCAGAGTTACTCGTAACGTATTGATTGTTTTACATACCTGTGACAGATTACCAAAAGTATTTCTAACTGTTCTAAAAGTCCTCGAAATCTTGTCAGCGCCGGACTGTAAGGCACGACGGGAATTAGCGAACGATTTATTCTTAAATAAGTTCTTATTATAACATCCATCGACGTTTCTGAGGCTTTCTCTGGCTGGAGAATCGATCGCAGAGTCTGACACAAAGGGATCCTTCATTGTATAAAAGTGAAGGCGCACAAAACACTTATAATCAGTTTGTTTTATTAACTAGATGACTAACTTGCTAATGCAATATAAAAATACCACTAGTTAAtacatttttgccaaaaaatggTAAAAATCAATCGTGTACAGTTTTGACGGCTTCGtaacgttttttctttttttcggcCGTTACACACACACATGCATACACGGAAACCACAGCCTAAAAACCAAAATAGGTGTGCTCCGGTTTCCAGAAGTACCAATgtaacaaatatgaaaaactgGTTAAGGGCCTAAAACGGGATAGCATGAtgaaggccagtccagacgggaaaTTTTTTTCGCCAATCAGATTAAAATCAAACGACGCAAAAACGCCTATTTGGCTCGCCGATTATGACCGATATTACCGATAAAATGGAGGTACGGACGTCATAATACCAATTTGTGACGTTAGTATTCGCCTTCGGTgccaatttttaaatttagaacgcTTAAATATTGCCATAAATCTAAAGTTGGTGATTAAATTGAAGTAAGGTGAGGTAGGGGAAGTGCGCCATGCTGTCTAAGtgctaatattactagtattctacaacactactactactactagagTCTAAGTGTTGTAGAATGTGCGTATTAAGAAGAAATTTGCGTTATTAGTTGCGTGAAGTCACGCAACtttcttttctgatcaaatcgtTGATCATCCGTCTAGACTGGCCTTAATTTCTCTTCCTCTCACAATACTGTAAAACAGGGAGACCGATTCAATCTTTTATTCAGATGGTTGTCTTAACAATTGTTGTAGCATAATCTCtactaattaaataactttcacTACTATAATTTGTGATTTATTCAGGAACCCCGTGAGTGCATGTAGTAATCGATAACTGTCGAGAATGCCGCGAAGCCGGCTGCACCCAAAACGCCTGCTCTTAGGCCACCTGAAATGAAGGAagaagaataataattatagtccGGCAAGTGGCAAACCAACCAGTTTGTCACTATACATTTTTACAACTACATATTTGATCAGGTACTTAAGTACTAATACACAAAATTGGCACCAGGTTATGGTTACATACGATTTTTTCCGAGTCTAATGACTCATGAAAGAAAAATTCAtcatatataaatcaaatacATAAATTGTGTAACAATTAAGAGCATAGGTATTTGTTACACTTAGtattggcaacgcgcatgtaacacctctggagctgCAAGCCTCCAtaagccgtatgcttgtttgccaccaaagTAGTAGAAAAAAACCAT
Proteins encoded:
- the LOC133529380 gene encoding uncharacterized protein LOC133529380; translation: MKDPFVSDSAIDSPARESLRNVDGCYNKNLFKNKSFANSRRALQSGADKISRTFRTVRNTFGNLSQHFRLGGRRRHRLAETGSPCRTPSTPVTKKKQVLGRSPAKLYSPFGIETPHSRDFRMSPYMPDTPDHGLSPKRRKGVTHSWHILAKKRPRALFH